The following proteins are co-located in the Bacteroidales bacterium genome:
- a CDS encoding class I adenylate cyclase produces MKVKVKQPEKVSQVIQSKTKAANQAPIERILQRYSSLGESGKVRGESVVQREVIPNEDELLQGKFESVERGKGKGESAVQREIIPDEDGLLESGENGKVKGESAVQREIIPDEDELLESGENGKVKGESAVQREIIPDEDGLLKLGENGKVRGEREFFSPFTSHISPKESISPFTSPLSPFTSPLSPNKTGLPDKLKSGIENLSGYSMDDVRVHYNSPKPAQLQALAYTQGTNIHVAPGQEKHLPHEAWHVVQQMQGRVQPTMQLQGVNVNDNEGLEREADVMGEKVVLQKVKISRSNISFHNNNSAVTQFFTINPEETDKTYQSIRQDLITQLHGDYFDLINKEENINKLLPILFPGAEERTEKQKQYIESSDYENIDGYNTYLTKTLERIKTGAEQLYESIGYWRNQISKNQVSFINNLSKHEASVDKIVLTGSDLHDKGLGAVFVTYKYGYFFWKYTKEVVIKPENREIEESLLSSRQDSLANKFNEYQWEINGDLVEDGKIQTINMLSTKEYGTIVEKISGNQIKDSLGAPEKTEITDNLDLLSIIKSIVFACIAGISDLHYENILWRDGMPYLIDADNALVSSLIFNEKSTQQQKGFPKDLGSIKIISITPNILKDIRQAFKNKHGRVVPINTTTQQGYRNAYFRVTDKNKQLFFSGYKDNLLKGLKRQTDGGNSLINEEAWEKEKAEISKDFMSGQIPFYKYWYSEGIVKHNFKDIYQGKTLDNLINKMKEKAI; encoded by the coding sequence ATGAAAGTTAAAGTAAAGCAACCTGAGAAAGTATCGCAGGTAATACAAAGCAAAACAAAAGCTGCTAATCAAGCTCCGATAGAGCGGATTTTGCAACGCTATTCTTCTTTAGGGGAAAGTGGAAAGGTGAGAGGGGAAAGTGTTGTACAAAGGGAAGTTATTCCAAATGAGGATGAGTTGTTGCAAGGAAAGTTTGAATCAGTTGAAAGGGGAAAGGGGAAAGGTGAAAGTGCTGTGCAGCGAGAGATTATTCCGGATGAAGATGGATTGTTGGAATCAGGTGAAAACGGAAAGGTGAAAGGTGAAAGTGCTGTGCAGCGAGAGATTATTCCGGATGAAGATGAATTGTTGGAATCAGGTGAAAACGGAAAGGTGAAAGGTGAAAGTGCTGTGCAGCGAGAGATTATTCCGGATGAAGATGGATTGTTGAAATTAGGTGAAAACGGAAAGGTGAGAGGGGAAAGAGAGTTTTTTTCACCTTTCACCTCTCACATTTCACCTAAAGAATCCATTTCACCTTTCACCTCTCCCCTTTCACCTTTCACCTCTCCCCTTTCACCTAATAAAACCGGCCTTCCCGACAAGCTAAAATCCGGAATAGAAAACCTTTCCGGTTACAGCATGGATGATGTGCGAGTGCATTACAACTCTCCCAAACCCGCCCAACTACAAGCTTTAGCATACACGCAAGGCACCAATATACACGTTGCACCCGGACAAGAAAAGCATCTCCCCCACGAAGCCTGGCACGTGGTACAACAAATGCAAGGCCGCGTACAACCAACCATGCAGCTGCAAGGAGTGAATGTGAATGATAATGAGGGGTTGGAAAGAGAGGCGGATGTAATGGGGGAAAAGGTAGTGTTACAAAAAGTAAAAATATCAAGAAGCAATATTTCATTCCATAATAATAATTCAGCAGTTACTCAATTTTTTACCATAAATCCTGAAGAAACAGATAAAACATACCAATCTATAAGACAAGATTTAATAACACAATTACATGGGGATTATTTTGACCTAATAAATAAAGAAGAAAATATCAATAAATTACTCCCTATTCTATTTCCTGGTGCTGAAGAAAGAACCGAAAAACAGAAACAATATATAGAATCAAGTGATTATGAAAACATAGATGGTTATAATACATACCTGACAAAAACTCTTGAAAGGATAAAGACTGGAGCAGAACAATTATATGAATCGATAGGTTATTGGAGAAATCAAATAAGTAAAAACCAGGTTTCTTTCATAAACAATTTATCGAAACATGAAGCGAGTGTTGATAAAATTGTTTTAACAGGTAGTGATTTGCATGATAAGGGGCTTGGTGCGGTTTTTGTAACATATAAATATGGTTATTTTTTTTGGAAATATACAAAAGAAGTTGTTATTAAACCTGAGAATCGCGAAATAGAAGAGAGTCTATTGTCTTCTAGACAAGATAGCTTAGCAAATAAGTTTAATGAATATCAATGGGAAATTAATGGAGATTTAGTAGAAGATGGCAAAATACAAACAATCAATATGCTATCGACTAAAGAATATGGAACAATCGTAGAAAAAATTTCTGGCAACCAAATTAAGGACAGTTTAGGAGCTCCTGAAAAAACGGAAATAACTGACAATTTAGACTTGTTATCTATCATAAAGTCCATTGTATTTGCATGCATTGCTGGGATAAGTGATTTGCATTACGAGAATATTTTATGGAGAGATGGTATGCCGTATCTTATAGATGCGGATAATGCTTTAGTATCAAGTTTAATATTTAATGAAAAGAGTACGCAACAACAAAAAGGCTTCCCCAAAGATTTAGGGTCAATCAAAATTATCAGTATAACACCAAATATATTGAAAGATATTCGACAAGCATTTAAAAATAAGCATGGTCGAGTCGTTCCTATTAATACAACCACACAGCAAGGATATCGAAATGCCTATTTTAGAGTTACAGATAAAAATAAACAACTCTTTTTTAGCGGATATAAAGATAATTTGTTGAAGGGATTAAAGCGTCAAACCGATGGAGGTAATTCTCTCATTAATGAAGAAGCATGGGAGAAGGAGAAAGCAGAAATATCTAAAGATTTTATGTCTGGACAGATCCCATTTTATAAATACTGGTATTCAGAGGGTATAGTAAAACATAATTTTAAAGATATTTATCAAGGAAAAACATTAGATAATTTGATAAATAAAATGAAAGAAAAAGCTATTTAG
- a CDS encoding baseplate J/gp47 family protein → MNEKTFTSLSQKDRKDRIGNAKKINVIDNSVESLLHQAEEIAGFVRYFNFSNKADGYFNQFLQDLHEIRLNGIKNLTLNGKLEPSQALLFTFIRHLHEIGQDFNQRFHNYIWWYLNHYLNPKPLSIGNHKVCLLFNKNISNNIILEKGTGFILKDSNNKEFIYKLTENTSIKNISIKNFFSLHFRKQKDIYPASYLNYVTSLMVSDLKKNSSNNGMMFSADEKSKHAKKLGYMLSSPSLLLREGKRHVKIRFDFENSIDIHSIINQLNDNIISENKPSLEGIKYLFSNNIFFLSISTLLGWEKIDNYIIKTEDKYFTIEFLLPVDFPATSFCEESTHKFNSKHPSLRFILNADAWLYAYSWTKNILLKEVVIDTQVSEINNLLIYNDLGQIDNSKPFCPFGVNTEKGAWFTVGNYEMALKNTISVDLKIEWSQLPCENSGLHDYYKAYNKGINNASFKIKSRYLSDYHWRDDKTFYLFSSEAQQENNTSSPNTYPSNSSKLKDISVEKMPQIKIDEENYEYNIHTQSGFINFVLTEPEIGFGEKYYRNLFADYIINSTHKKKKKLPSPNPPINPQVERITMSYKTCDKIDFRKKDDNCNDSDFYHISPLGYNLIYPSDEIDKVPLIYSLETDANILIQLEGLKEVKSLNLYFEFMPADKEITLENIPDIKWYFGNGYQWQEVPDGNVIEDKTGKLLASGIVKINIPANINASLFDHSGRIWLRIGIIKNENLITWLKNVYTDISEAELKIDEDVLKNNEPLQFTGELEFEQKIPGIESVVPIAFYGGRQKETQEEMLMRISEYISHRGKAITTRDIERITLQEFPDIGKAKCLSNYNSKSDEKGVTTLVVIPNNTNNEKVPNYKPLANSRQILKIEYFLNSRKSAYCKKIDVINPIYEKVIIRCKIKFTEKTSTAACCTKLKEILNDIIAPWQSKHQLPYFNYNLNIVDIRGIIINQDFVNKISHLSVIHLTHTKDDFYKIYEYDKKGNDNNIIKPTKPYAIFIPAKEHIIINIDSCTESSEQFGINEMEINENFIISGRDFEDEN, encoded by the coding sequence ATGAACGAAAAAACTTTCACCTCTCTAAGTCAGAAAGATAGAAAAGACAGAATCGGAAATGCAAAAAAGATTAACGTTATTGATAATAGCGTAGAATCTCTTTTGCATCAAGCGGAGGAGATTGCAGGATTCGTAAGGTATTTCAATTTTTCAAATAAAGCAGACGGATATTTTAATCAATTTCTCCAAGATTTACATGAGATAAGATTAAACGGTATTAAGAACCTTACTCTAAACGGTAAACTGGAACCGTCGCAGGCACTATTATTTACATTCATTCGACATCTGCATGAAATCGGACAAGATTTCAATCAACGCTTCCATAATTATATATGGTGGTATCTAAATCATTACTTAAATCCAAAACCCTTATCCATTGGTAATCATAAAGTTTGTTTGCTATTCAATAAAAACATCAGCAACAATATAATTCTTGAAAAAGGCACCGGTTTTATTTTAAAAGACTCCAATAACAAAGAGTTCATCTACAAACTGACGGAAAACACTTCCATCAAAAACATTTCAATAAAAAATTTTTTCTCGTTGCATTTCCGTAAGCAAAAAGATATTTATCCCGCATCTTATCTGAATTACGTTACATCGCTAATGGTTAGCGATCTAAAGAAAAACTCCTCAAATAACGGAATGATGTTCTCCGCAGATGAAAAATCAAAACATGCGAAAAAGTTGGGATATATGCTGTCGTCTCCCTCACTGCTGTTAAGAGAAGGAAAACGGCATGTAAAAATTAGGTTTGATTTTGAAAACTCAATTGACATACATTCTATAATTAATCAACTAAATGATAATATCATTTCCGAAAATAAACCATCACTCGAAGGCATCAAGTACTTATTCTCTAATAATATTTTTTTCCTGAGTATCAGCACACTACTCGGATGGGAAAAGATTGATAATTATATTATTAAAACGGAAGATAAATATTTTACAATTGAATTCTTACTTCCGGTAGATTTTCCGGCAACTTCATTCTGCGAAGAGAGTACACACAAATTTAATTCAAAACATCCGTCGTTAAGATTTATTCTAAATGCAGATGCATGGCTTTATGCCTATTCATGGACGAAAAATATTTTACTTAAAGAAGTAGTTATTGATACGCAAGTTAGTGAAATCAACAATCTGTTAATTTATAACGATTTAGGGCAGATAGACAACTCTAAACCATTTTGTCCTTTCGGTGTAAACACAGAAAAAGGAGCATGGTTTACAGTAGGAAATTACGAAATGGCATTAAAAAATACCATCTCGGTAGATTTAAAAATCGAATGGAGTCAATTACCTTGCGAGAATAGCGGATTACATGACTATTACAAAGCGTACAACAAAGGCATCAACAATGCATCATTTAAGATAAAATCCAGATATCTATCAGATTATCATTGGAGAGACGATAAGACCTTTTACTTATTTTCAAGTGAAGCACAACAAGAAAACAACACTTCATCTCCCAATACATACCCATCAAACTCAAGCAAATTAAAAGATATTTCCGTTGAAAAAATGCCGCAAATTAAAATTGATGAAGAAAATTACGAATACAATATTCATACTCAATCGGGCTTTATCAACTTTGTACTTACAGAACCTGAAATAGGATTCGGCGAAAAATATTACAGAAACCTATTTGCAGACTATATAATTAACTCTACTCATAAAAAGAAGAAGAAGTTACCATCTCCCAATCCCCCTATAAATCCGCAAGTTGAAAGAATAACAATGTCTTATAAAACTTGCGATAAGATTGATTTCAGGAAAAAAGACGACAATTGCAATGATTCGGACTTTTATCATATTTCGCCTCTGGGTTACAATCTTATATACCCATCCGATGAAATTGACAAAGTACCGTTGATATACTCTTTAGAAACTGATGCCAACATCTTAATACAGCTTGAAGGATTGAAAGAAGTAAAAAGCTTGAATTTGTATTTCGAATTTATGCCTGCCGATAAAGAAATTACATTGGAAAATATCCCTGATATAAAATGGTATTTCGGAAACGGCTATCAATGGCAAGAAGTTCCTGACGGCAATGTAATTGAAGACAAAACCGGAAAATTATTAGCAAGCGGAATCGTAAAAATTAATATTCCTGCAAACATCAATGCTTCTCTTTTTGACCATAGCGGAAGAATTTGGTTAAGAATAGGCATTATAAAAAATGAAAATTTAATCACTTGGCTGAAGAATGTATATACCGATATTAGTGAAGCGGAGTTAAAAATAGACGAAGATGTATTAAAAAACAATGAGCCGCTTCAATTTACCGGCGAACTTGAGTTTGAACAAAAAATACCTGGTATTGAAAGCGTTGTACCTATTGCATTCTACGGAGGACGCCAAAAGGAAACCCAGGAAGAAATGCTTATGCGCATATCGGAATATATCAGTCATCGCGGAAAAGCTATTACAACAAGAGACATTGAACGCATCACTTTGCAGGAATTTCCCGATATCGGCAAAGCTAAATGCTTATCGAATTATAATTCCAAATCCGATGAAAAAGGAGTAACTACATTAGTAGTTATTCCCAATAATACAAATAATGAAAAAGTTCCGAACTATAAACCATTAGCTAATTCACGACAGATTTTAAAAATCGAATATTTCCTTAATTCGCGAAAATCTGCATATTGCAAAAAAATTGACGTCATCAACCCTATCTATGAAAAAGTTATAATACGTTGCAAAATCAAATTCACAGAGAAAACATCAACTGCCGCCTGTTGTACTAAACTTAAGGAAATTTTAAATGACATTATTGCCCCGTGGCAATCAAAACATCAATTACCTTATTTTAATTACAATTTAAACATTGTTGACATCCGAGGTATAATTATTAATCAAGACTTTGTAAATAAAATAAGTCACCTTTCCGTAATTCATTTAACACATACGAAGGATGATTTCTATAAAATTTATGAATATGACAAAAAAGGTAATGATAATAATATAATTAAACCGACAAAACCTTATGCTATCTTTATTCCGGCAAAAGAACATATAATAATTAATATTGATTCCTGTACGGAATCTTCCGAGCAATTCGGGATAAACGAAATGGAGATAAACGAGAATTTCATAATATCAGGGAGAGATTTTGAAGATGAAAATTGA
- a CDS encoding four helix bundle protein, with translation MNNITAPKSYAFALDIIKLYKSLTNEKREFVLSKQVLRSGTAIGALIKEAEHAQSRADFLNKMNIALKEANETEYWLMLLKDSSFIPENEFVLLHEKCSELIKLLASTVKTLKKR, from the coding sequence ATGAATAATATTACCGCACCCAAATCATATGCTTTTGCTTTGGATATTATCAAACTGTACAAGTCATTGACTAATGAAAAGAGAGAGTTTGTATTGTCAAAACAAGTTTTAAGAAGTGGTACTGCAATCGGAGCTTTAATAAAAGAGGCTGAGCATGCACAATCGAGGGCAGATTTTTTAAATAAGATGAATATTGCCCTTAAAGAAGCTAATGAAACGGAATATTGGCTTATGCTATTGAAAGATAGCTCTTTTATACCTGAAAACGAATTTGTTTTATTGCATGAAAAATGCAGTGAATTAATAAAATTGTTGGCAAGTACGGTAAAAACTTTAAAGAAGAGGTGA